The genomic segment gtctcagctgcagcagaaaggagcgagaggcagacagagctggaggtgagtcgacaaaacatccagcagagaatccaggacagagagaaagatgtgaagctgctccaacaggaggtggaggctatcaatggctctgctgataaaacagtggggaacagtgagaagatcttcactgagctgatccgtctcatggagaaaagacgctctgatgtgaagcagcaggtcagatcccagcagcaaactgaagtgagtcgagtcagagagcttcaggagaagctggagcaggagatcactgagctgaagaggaaagacgctgaactggagaagctctcacacacagaagatcacaaccagtttctacacaactacccctcactgtcaccactcagtgaatctacacactcatccagcatcaagatccgtcctctgaagtactttgaggatgtgacagcggctgtgtcagaagtcagagataaactacaggacgtcctgagagagaaatggacaaacatctcacagacagtgactgaagtggatgttttactgtcagaaccagagaacatgaccagagctgagttcttcaaatattcatgtgacatcacactggatccaaacacagcaaacacacagctgttattatctgatgggaacagaaaagtaacagtaatgagagaacaacagtcttattctagtcacccagacagattcactgttatgtgtcaggtcctgagtaaagagagtctgatgggacgttgttactgggaagttgAGTTGAGAGGAGTACtttctgtagcagtcacatacaagaatatcagcagagcaggggactcatatgaatgtgtgtttggacataatgacaaatcttggatGTTAGATTGTTACAACAACAGGTATTACTTTTGGTACAACAATGTCaggactcctgtctcaggtcctcggtcctccagagtaggagtgtacctggatcacagagcaggtattctgtccttctacagcatctctgaaaccatgactctcctccacagagtccagaccacattcactcagcctctacatgctggactcaggTTTCATAATGTTAAaaactctgctgagttgtgtaaactgaagtagacagaagtcattaggggacaatgtgttaacatctgtgtttttttccatgtttctacagaaagctgattatacttttcttcactgcactcgaATACTATGgtactttgacacacacacacacacacacacacacacacacacacacacacacacacacacacacacacacacacacacacacagtaagacacacacacacacacacacacacacagacagtcagacacacacacacacacacacacagacagtcagactcacacacacacacacacacacacaaacacacagtcagacacacacacacacacacacacacacacacagacagtcagacacacacacacacacacacacagacagtcagactcacacacacacacacacacacacacaaacacacagtcagacacacacacacacacacacacacacacacacagtcagacacacacacacacacacacacagacagtcagactcacacacacacacacacacaaacacacagtcagacacacacacacacacacacacacagacagacagtcagacacacacacacacacacacacacacacacacacagacagtcagacacacacacacacacacacacacacagacagacagaaagtcagactttcacacacacac from the Labrus bergylta chromosome 4, fLabBer1.1, whole genome shotgun sequence genome contains:
- the LOC136178873 gene encoding tripartite motif-containing protein 16-like — protein: MAQKGVQLDREAFSCSICLDLLKDPVAIPCGHSYCMNCIKSHWDKEDEKTIYSCPQCRQTFTPRPVLGKNTMLAVLVEELKKTGLQAAPADHCYAGPEDVACDVCTGRKLKACKSCLQCLASYCEKHLQPHFEAAPLKKHKLVEPSKKLQENVCSRHNEEMKVFCRTDQQSICLLCLMDEHKGHDTVSAAAERSERQTELEVSRQNIQQRIQDREKDVKLLQQEVEAINGSADKTVGNSEKIFTELIRLMEKRRSDVKQQVRSQQQTEVSRVRELQEKLEQEITELKRKDAELEKLSHTEDHNQFLHNYPSLSPLSESTHSSSIKIRPLKYFEDVTAAVSEVRDKLQDVLREKWTNISQTVTEVDVLLSEPENMTRAEFFKYSCDITLDPNTANTQLLLSDGNRKVTVMREQQSYSSHPDRFTVMCQVLSKESLMGRCYWEVELRGVLSVAVTYKNISRAGDSYECVFGHNDKSWMLDCYNNRYYFWYNNVRTPVSGPRSSRVGVYLDHRAGILSFYSISETMTLLHRVQTTFTQPLHAGLRFHNVKNSAELCKLK